Proteins encoded by one window of Enterobacter hormaechei subsp. xiangfangensis:
- the argH gene encoding argininosuccinate lyase: MALWGGRFTQAADQRFKQFNDSLRFDYRLAEQDIDGSVAWSKALVTVGVLTADEQQQLEEALNNLLEEVRLDPQQILQSDAEDIHSWVEGKLIDKVGQLGKKLHTGRSRNDQVATDLKLWCKETVGELLAANRQLQGALVDTAQNNQDAVMPGYTHLQRAQPVTFAHWCLAYVEMLARDESRLQDTLKRLDVSPLGSGALAGTAYEIDREQLAGWLGFASATRNSLDSVSDRDHVLELLSNASIGMVHLSRFAEDLIFFNSGEAGFVELSDRVTSGSSLMPQKKNPDALELIRGKCGRVQGALTGMMMTLKGLPLAYNKDMQEDKEGLFDALDTWLDCLHMGALVLDGIQVKRPRCQEAAQQGYANSTELADYLVAKGVPFREAHHIVGEAVVEAIRQGKALEELALADLQKFSAVIGDDVYPILALQSCLDKRAAKGGVSPKQVAQAIADAKNRLV, encoded by the coding sequence ATGGCACTTTGGGGTGGGCGTTTTACACAGGCAGCGGATCAGCGGTTCAAACAGTTCAACGACTCTTTGCGCTTCGACTACCGCCTGGCCGAACAGGATATTGACGGCTCTGTGGCCTGGTCCAAAGCGCTGGTGACCGTTGGCGTGCTGACCGCAGACGAACAGCAGCAGCTGGAAGAGGCGCTGAACAATCTGCTGGAAGAGGTGCGTCTGGATCCGCAGCAAATCCTCCAGAGCGATGCTGAAGATATTCACAGCTGGGTGGAAGGCAAACTGATCGACAAAGTCGGCCAGTTGGGTAAAAAGCTCCATACCGGGCGTAGCCGTAATGACCAGGTGGCGACCGACCTGAAGCTGTGGTGCAAAGAGACCGTCGGCGAACTGCTGGCGGCGAATCGTCAGTTGCAGGGCGCGCTGGTGGACACCGCGCAGAACAATCAGGACGCGGTGATGCCGGGTTATACCCACCTGCAACGCGCGCAGCCGGTGACGTTCGCGCACTGGTGTCTGGCCTATGTTGAGATGCTGGCGCGTGATGAGAGCCGTTTACAGGATACCTTAAAGCGTCTGGACGTGAGCCCGCTGGGCAGCGGCGCGCTTGCCGGCACGGCTTATGAAATTGACCGTGAGCAGCTGGCAGGCTGGCTGGGCTTTGCCTCCGCCACCCGCAATAGTCTGGACAGCGTCTCTGACCGTGACCACGTGCTGGAACTGCTCTCAAATGCGTCTATCGGGATGGTGCACCTGTCGCGCTTTGCCGAAGACCTGATCTTCTTTAACTCTGGCGAAGCCGGGTTTGTGGAGCTGTCCGACCGTGTGACGTCCGGCTCCTCCCTGATGCCGCAGAAGAAAAACCCGGACGCGCTGGAGCTGATCCGCGGGAAATGTGGCCGCGTGCAGGGTGCGCTGACCGGTATGATGATGACCCTGAAAGGGCTGCCGCTGGCGTACAACAAAGACATGCAGGAAGACAAAGAGGGGCTGTTCGACGCGCTCGACACCTGGCTGGACTGTCTGCATATGGGCGCGCTGGTGCTGGACGGCATTCAGGTGAAACGTCCGCGCTGCCAGGAAGCGGCGCAGCAGGGGTATGCTAACTCTACCGAGCTGGCGGACTACCTGGTGGCGAAAGGCGTACCGTTCCGCGAGGCGCACCATATTGTGGGTGAAGCGGTAGTGGAAGCGATTCGTCAGGGTAAAGCCCTTGAAGAGCTGGCGCTTGCCGACCTGCAAAAATTCAGCGCGGTTATCGGGGATGACGTCTACCCGATTCTGGCCCTGCAATCCTGCCTGGATAAGCGTGCAGCGAAAGGCGGCGTGTCACCGAAGCAGGTAGCGCAGGCGATTGCGGATGCGAAAAACCGGTTGGTTTAA
- the argB gene encoding acetylglutamate kinase, producing the protein MMNPLIIKLGGVLLDSEEALERLFNALVNYRESHQRPLVIVHGGGCVVDELMKGLNLPVKKKNGLRVTPADQIDIITGALAGTANKTLLAWAKKHHIASVGLCLGDGDSVKVTQLDEELGHVGLAQPGSPKLINTLLEGGFLPVVSSIGVTEEGELMNVNADQAATALAATLGADLILLSDVSGILDGKGQRIAEMTAAKAEQLIDQGIITDGMIVKVNAALDAARTLGRPVDIASWRHAEQLPALFNGTPIGTRILA; encoded by the coding sequence ATGATGAACCCATTAATTATCAAACTCGGTGGTGTACTGCTGGACAGCGAAGAAGCGCTGGAGCGCCTGTTTAACGCACTGGTGAACTATCGTGAATCACACCAACGTCCGCTGGTGATTGTGCACGGCGGCGGCTGTGTGGTGGATGAGCTGATGAAAGGGCTCAACCTGCCGGTGAAAAAGAAAAATGGCCTGCGCGTGACGCCTGCCGACCAGATTGACATCATTACCGGCGCGCTGGCGGGCACGGCGAACAAAACGCTGCTGGCGTGGGCGAAGAAACACCATATCGCCTCCGTTGGCCTCTGTCTGGGCGATGGCGATAGCGTGAAAGTGACCCAGCTCGACGAAGAGCTTGGCCATGTTGGACTGGCGCAGCCGGGTTCGCCTAAGCTGATTAACACCCTGCTGGAAGGCGGTTTCCTGCCGGTGGTAAGCTCAATCGGCGTGACCGAAGAGGGCGAGCTGATGAACGTTAACGCTGACCAGGCGGCAACCGCGCTGGCGGCCACGCTGGGCGCAGACCTGATCTTGCTCTCCGACGTGAGCGGCATACTGGACGGCAAAGGCCAGCGTATTGCGGAAATGACCGCCGCAAAAGCCGAGCAGCTGATCGATCAAGGCATTATCACCGACGGCATGATTGTTAAAGTGAATGCGGCGCTGGATGCGGCCCGCACGTTGGGTCGCCCGGTGGATATCGCCTCCTGGCGGCACGCGGAGCAACTCCCGGCGCTGTTTAACGGTACGCCGATTGGTACGCGTATTCTGGCTTAA
- the argC gene encoding N-acetyl-gamma-glutamyl-phosphate reductase, translated as MLNTLIVGASGYAGAELVSYVNRHPHMTITALTVSAQSNDAGKLISDLHPQLKGVVDLPLQPMSDISEFTDGVDVVFLATAHEVSHDLAPQFLAAGCVVFDLSGAFRVNDGAFYEKYYGFTHQHPDLLEKAVYGLAEWSADKLKEANLIAVPGCYPTAAQLSLKPLIDAGLLDLNQWPVINATSGVSGAGRKAAISNSFCEVSLQPYGVFNHRHHPEITTHLGADVIFTPHLGSFPRGILETITCRLKPGVTKEQVNEVFTQAYADKPLVRPYDKGVPALKNVVGLPFCDIGFAVQGEHLIVVAAEDNLLKGAAAQAMQCANIRFGFPETQALI; from the coding sequence ATGTTGAATACGCTGATTGTAGGCGCTAGCGGTTATGCGGGCGCAGAGCTTGTAAGCTACGTAAATCGCCACCCTCATATGACCATAACCGCTTTGACCGTGTCAGCGCAAAGCAATGATGCCGGAAAGTTAATTTCCGATTTGCATCCACAACTTAAGGGCGTGGTTGATTTGCCTTTGCAGCCCATGTCTGACATCAGCGAGTTTACCGACGGCGTTGACGTGGTGTTTTTAGCCACCGCACACGAGGTCAGTCACGACCTGGCGCCGCAGTTCCTGGCAGCCGGATGCGTGGTGTTCGATCTCTCCGGCGCGTTCCGCGTTAACGACGGCGCGTTCTACGAAAAATATTACGGTTTCACCCACCAGCATCCGGATCTGCTTGAAAAAGCGGTGTACGGCCTGGCGGAGTGGAGCGCAGATAAACTGAAAGAAGCGAACCTGATTGCCGTTCCGGGATGCTACCCGACGGCGGCGCAGCTTTCCCTGAAGCCGCTGATCGACGCCGGGTTGCTGGATCTGAACCAGTGGCCGGTGATCAACGCCACCAGTGGCGTGAGCGGCGCCGGGCGCAAAGCGGCAATCTCCAACAGCTTCTGCGAAGTGAGCCTTCAGCCGTATGGCGTGTTTAACCACCGTCATCATCCTGAAATCACGACGCATCTGGGCGCGGACGTCATTTTCACCCCGCATCTGGGCAGCTTCCCGCGCGGGATCCTCGAAACCATTACCTGCCGCCTGAAGCCGGGTGTGACCAAAGAACAGGTGAACGAGGTCTTCACGCAGGCGTATGCGGACAAACCGCTGGTGCGCCCGTACGACAAAGGCGTGCCGGCGCTGAAAAATGTGGTCGGCCTGCCGTTCTGCGATATCGGCTTTGCCGTGCAGGGTGAGCATCTCATCGTGGTGGCAGCAGAAGATAACCTACTCAAAGGCGCTGCCGCACAGGCAATGCAGTGTGCAAATATTCGTTTCGGCTTCCCTGAAACGCAGGCTCTTATTTAA
- the argE gene encoding acetylornithine deacetylase: MKMNLPPFIEIYRALIATPSISATEEALDQSNESLINLLAGWFSDLGFNVEVQPVPGTRHKFNLLASTGHGAGGLLLAGHTDTVPFDDGRWTRDPFTLTEHDNKLYGLGTADMKGFFAFILDALRDVDVTKLKKPLYILATADEETSMAGARYFSENTSIRPDCAIIGEPTSLQPIRAHKGHISTAVRVLGQSGHSSDPARGVNAIELMHDAIGRIMTLRDDLKERYHYEAFTVPYPTLNLGSLHGGDASNRICACCELHMDIRPLPGMTLSDLDGLLNEALAPVSERWPGRLTVSELHPPIPGYECPPDHQLVQVVEKLLGEKTDVVNYCTEAPFIQTLCPTLVLGPGSINQAHQPDEYLETRFIKPTRELITQVVHHFCWH; this comes from the coding sequence ATGAAAATGAACTTACCGCCATTTATCGAGATTTACCGCGCCCTGATCGCCACACCCTCCATCAGCGCGACGGAAGAAGCCCTGGATCAGAGCAATGAGTCTTTAATCAATCTGCTGGCGGGTTGGTTTAGCGATCTTGGGTTTAACGTTGAGGTTCAGCCCGTCCCCGGAACACGTCACAAATTTAACCTGCTCGCCAGTACCGGACATGGCGCGGGCGGCCTGCTGCTGGCTGGGCACACTGACACCGTGCCGTTTGATGATGGCCGCTGGACGCGCGATCCGTTCACGCTGACCGAGCATGACAACAAGCTTTATGGTCTGGGCACCGCCGACATGAAAGGCTTCTTCGCCTTTATCCTCGACGCGCTGCGTGACGTGGACGTGACGAAGCTGAAAAAACCGCTCTACATTCTGGCGACCGCCGATGAAGAGACCAGCATGGCGGGCGCACGTTATTTCTCTGAAAACACATCGATTCGTCCTGACTGCGCGATCATCGGCGAACCGACCTCTCTGCAACCGATTCGGGCGCACAAAGGCCATATTTCTACCGCGGTGCGCGTACTGGGCCAGTCCGGCCACTCCAGCGATCCGGCGCGCGGCGTGAACGCCATTGAGCTGATGCATGACGCGATTGGCCGCATCATGACCCTGCGCGACGATCTGAAAGAGCGCTATCACTACGAGGCGTTCACCGTGCCTTACCCAACGCTTAACCTCGGCAGCCTGCACGGCGGTGATGCGTCCAACCGTATCTGCGCCTGCTGCGAACTGCATATGGATATCCGTCCTCTGCCGGGTATGACGCTGAGCGATCTGGATGGCTTACTGAACGAAGCGCTGGCACCGGTCAGCGAGCGCTGGCCGGGCCGTCTGACGGTCTCCGAACTGCATCCGCCGATTCCAGGCTACGAATGCCCGCCTGACCACCAGCTGGTTCAGGTGGTGGAAAAACTGCTTGGCGAGAAAACCGACGTGGTGAACTACTGCACCGAAGCGCCGTTTATTCAGACGCTGTGCCCGACGCTGGTTCTGGGCCCTGGCTCCATCAACCAGGCACACCAGCCGGACGAATATCTCGAAACCCGCTTCATCAAGCCCACCCGCGAACTCATTACCCAGGTTGTGCATCACTTCTGCTGGCATTAA
- the ppc gene encoding phosphoenolpyruvate carboxylase, protein MNEQYSALRSNVSMLGKVLGDTIKDALGENILDRVETIRKLSKSSRAGNEANRQELLTTLQNLSNDELLPVARAFSQFLNLANTAEQYHSISPKGEAASNPEVIARTLRKLKDQPDLNEATIKKAVESLSLELVLTAHPTEITRRTLIHKMVEVNNCLKQLDNKDIADYERNQLMRRLRQLIAQSWHTDEIRKHRPSPVDEAKWGFAVVENSLWEGVPNYLRELNEQLEENLGYRLPVDFVPVRFTSWMGGDRDGNPNVTAEITRHVLLLSRWKATDLFLKDIQVLISELSMVEATPELRALAGEEGASEPYRFLMKKLRGQLMATQAWLEARLKGQRLPKPEGLLSQNEQLWEPLYACYKSLQACGMGIIANGELLDTLRRVKCFGVPLVRIDVRQESTRHTEALGELTRYLGIGDYESWSEADKQAFLIRELNSKRPLLPRNWEPSNDTREVLNTCKAIVDAPKGSVAAYVISMAKTPSDVLGVHLLLKEAGIDYALPVAPLFETLDDLNNANDVMTQLLNIDWYRGFIQGKQMVMIGYSDSAKDAGVMAASWAQYQAQDALIKTCEKAGIELTLFHGRGGSIGRGGAPAHAALLSQPPGSLKGGLRVTEQGEMIRFKYGLPEVTISSLSLYTSAILEANLLPPPEPKESWCRIMDELSDISCDLYRGYVRENKDFVPYFRSATPEQELGKLPLGSRPAKRRPTGGVESLRAIPWIFAWTQNRLMLPAWLGAGAALQKVVEDGKQSELETMCRDWPFFSTRLGMLEMVFSKADLWLAEYYDQRLVKPELWALGKELRELLEGDIKVVLDIANDSHLMEDLPWIAESIQLRNIYTDPLNVLQAELLHRSRLAEEEGKEPDPRVEQALMVTIAGVAAGMRNTG, encoded by the coding sequence ATGAACGAACAATATTCCGCGTTGCGTAGTAATGTCAGTATGCTCGGCAAAGTGCTTGGAGATACCATCAAAGACGCACTGGGGGAGAACATCCTCGACCGCGTTGAAACCATCCGCAAGCTGTCCAAATCTTCCCGCGCCGGTAATGAGGCCAATCGTCAGGAGCTGCTTACCACCTTGCAGAACCTCTCCAACGATGAGCTGCTGCCCGTTGCCCGCGCCTTCAGCCAGTTCCTGAACCTGGCCAACACCGCTGAGCAATACCACAGCATTTCGCCAAAAGGCGAAGCGGCCAGCAACCCGGAAGTCATTGCCCGCACCCTTCGTAAACTCAAAGACCAGCCCGACCTCAACGAAGCGACCATCAAAAAAGCGGTGGAATCCCTTTCGCTGGAGCTGGTGCTGACCGCACACCCAACCGAAATCACCCGTCGTACTCTGATCCACAAAATGGTGGAAGTGAACAACTGTCTGAAGCAGTTGGATAACAAAGACATCGCCGACTACGAACGTAACCAGCTTATGCGCCGCCTGCGCCAGCTGATTGCCCAGTCCTGGCACACCGATGAAATTCGTAAGCATCGCCCAAGCCCGGTCGACGAAGCCAAGTGGGGCTTTGCGGTGGTGGAAAACAGCCTGTGGGAAGGGGTACCCAACTACCTGCGCGAGCTGAACGAACAGCTGGAAGAAAATCTGGGCTATCGCCTGCCGGTCGACTTTGTGCCGGTTCGCTTCACCTCCTGGATGGGCGGCGACCGCGACGGCAACCCGAACGTGACGGCGGAAATCACCCGTCACGTCCTGCTGCTGAGCCGCTGGAAAGCGACCGACCTGTTCCTGAAAGATATCCAGGTACTGATCTCCGAGCTGTCGATGGTGGAAGCGACGCCGGAACTGCGCGCGCTGGCCGGTGAAGAAGGCGCCAGCGAGCCGTACCGCTTCCTGATGAAAAAGCTGCGCGGTCAGCTGATGGCCACTCAGGCCTGGCTGGAAGCGCGCCTGAAAGGCCAGCGCCTGCCGAAGCCGGAAGGTCTGCTGAGCCAGAACGAACAGCTCTGGGAGCCTCTATACGCCTGCTATAAATCGCTCCAGGCTTGTGGGATGGGCATCATTGCCAACGGCGAACTGCTCGACACCCTGCGCCGCGTGAAGTGTTTCGGCGTGCCGCTGGTGCGTATCGACGTTCGTCAGGAAAGTACCCGTCATACCGAAGCGCTGGGCGAGCTGACCCGCTACCTCGGCATCGGCGACTATGAAAGCTGGTCAGAAGCCGACAAACAGGCGTTCCTGATCCGCGAGCTGAACTCCAAGCGCCCGCTGCTGCCGCGCAACTGGGAGCCAAGCAATGACACCCGCGAAGTGCTCAACACCTGTAAAGCGATTGTAGATGCGCCGAAAGGATCGGTGGCCGCCTACGTGATCTCCATGGCGAAGACCCCGTCCGACGTGCTGGGCGTTCACCTTCTACTGAAAGAAGCGGGCATTGACTATGCTCTGCCGGTAGCACCGCTGTTTGAGACTCTCGACGACCTGAACAACGCTAACGACGTGATGACCCAGCTGCTGAACATCGACTGGTATCGCGGCTTTATTCAGGGCAAACAGATGGTGATGATCGGCTATTCCGACTCCGCGAAAGATGCGGGGGTGATGGCAGCCTCCTGGGCGCAGTATCAGGCGCAGGATGCACTGATCAAAACCTGTGAGAAAGCCGGTATCGAGCTGACCCTGTTCCACGGACGCGGTGGCTCAATTGGTCGTGGCGGTGCGCCTGCACACGCGGCGCTGCTCTCTCAACCACCAGGAAGCCTGAAAGGCGGCCTGCGCGTGACCGAGCAGGGCGAGATGATCCGCTTCAAGTACGGCCTGCCGGAAGTGACCATCAGCAGCCTGTCGCTTTATACCAGCGCGATCCTCGAAGCCAACCTGCTGCCGCCGCCGGAGCCAAAAGAATCCTGGTGCCGGATTATGGACGAACTGTCTGACATCTCCTGCGATCTGTACCGCGGCTACGTGCGTGAAAACAAAGATTTTGTCCCTTACTTCCGCTCGGCCACGCCTGAACAGGAGCTGGGTAAACTGCCGCTGGGCTCGCGTCCTGCAAAGCGTCGCCCGACCGGTGGCGTTGAATCCCTGCGCGCCATTCCATGGATCTTCGCCTGGACGCAAAACCGCTTAATGCTGCCAGCCTGGCTGGGTGCCGGTGCGGCGCTGCAAAAAGTGGTGGAAGACGGTAAGCAGAGCGAACTGGAAACCATGTGCCGCGACTGGCCATTCTTCTCTACCCGTCTGGGAATGCTGGAGATGGTCTTCTCGAAGGCCGACCTGTGGCTGGCGGAATACTACGATCAGCGCCTGGTGAAGCCGGAGCTGTGGGCGCTGGGCAAAGAGCTGCGCGAACTGCTGGAAGGCGACATCAAAGTGGTGCTGGACATCGCTAACGACTCCCACCTGATGGAAGACCTGCCGTGGATCGCCGAGTCTATCCAGCTGCGTAACATCTACACCGACCCGCTGAACGTTTTACAGGCTGAACTGCTGCACCGTTCGCGTCTGGCGGAAGAGGAAGGTAAAGAGCCGGATCCACGCGTTGAACAGGCGCTGATGGTGACGATTGCGGGCGTTGCGGCAGGTATGCGTAACACCGGTTAA
- a CDS encoding helix-turn-helix transcriptional regulator yields MHHDITQILTNLINGTTPLRQVHFANSATSAPELALQVDFPRLEIAIEGSMKDQAGCVLQQGDVLYVPAGGWNNPQWQAPATTLSILFGKQQLGFSLLHWNGIDVRNLTKQHVARRGPRIGSLLLQTLHEMQMQPHEQQTARLIIASLLSHCVDLLGSQIQTASRSQALFEAIRVYIDEHYATPLTRESVAQAFYISPNYLSHLFQKTGAVGFNEYLTHTRLEHARQLLKGYDLKVKEVAHACGFVDSNYFCRLFRKNTERSPSEYRRQYHSQLTGKAISPE; encoded by the coding sequence ATGCACCACGACATTACCCAGATCCTGACTAACCTGATCAACGGCACAACGCCGCTGCGTCAGGTGCATTTTGCAAACTCCGCTACCTCCGCCCCCGAACTTGCCTTGCAGGTCGATTTTCCACGTCTGGAGATCGCGATCGAAGGTTCGATGAAAGACCAGGCTGGCTGCGTTTTACAGCAGGGTGATGTTTTATACGTCCCGGCTGGCGGCTGGAATAATCCACAATGGCAAGCACCCGCAACAACGCTGAGCATCCTGTTTGGCAAACAGCAGCTTGGGTTTAGCCTTTTGCACTGGAATGGTATAGACGTGCGAAACCTGACAAAGCAGCACGTTGCCCGCCGCGGTCCCCGTATTGGATCGCTACTCTTACAGACGCTTCATGAAATGCAGATGCAACCGCATGAGCAACAAACCGCGCGGCTGATTATTGCCAGCCTGCTTAGCCACTGCGTCGACCTGCTGGGTAGTCAGATCCAAACCGCCTCCCGCAGCCAGGCTTTGTTTGAAGCAATTCGGGTCTATATTGACGAACACTACGCCACTCCCCTTACCCGGGAATCCGTCGCGCAGGCGTTTTATATCTCCCCAAACTACCTGTCGCATCTGTTCCAGAAAACGGGCGCAGTGGGTTTCAATGAGTACCTGACGCACACCCGACTGGAACACGCGCGCCAGTTGCTGAAAGGATATGATTTGAAAGTGAAAGAGGTGGCGCATGCCTGCGGATTTGTCGACAGCAACTATTTCTGCCGGTTGTTTCGTAAGAACACCGAACGTTCGCCGTCAGAATACCGTCGCCAGTATCACAGCCAGCTCACCGGGAAGGCGATTAGTCCAGAATGA
- a CDS encoding PTS fructose-like transporter subunit IIB, which translates to MTVITGRHLVAVTACVSGVAHTYMAAERLEKLCQQEKWSVNIETQGALGVESELTEDDIRRADVILLITDIELAGSERFEHARYVKCGISAFLRDPQKVMGAVRKMLAAPQHTQVILD; encoded by the coding sequence ATGACAGTGATAACGGGACGTCATCTGGTGGCGGTGACCGCGTGCGTCAGTGGCGTTGCACACACCTATATGGCTGCCGAACGGCTGGAAAAGCTCTGCCAGCAGGAGAAGTGGAGCGTTAACATTGAGACGCAGGGAGCGCTGGGCGTTGAGAGCGAGCTTACGGAAGACGACATACGGCGTGCCGATGTCATATTGCTCATTACCGATATCGAACTGGCGGGCAGCGAACGTTTCGAGCATGCGCGCTACGTGAAGTGCGGTATTAGCGCCTTTTTACGCGACCCACAAAAGGTGATGGGGGCGGTGCGTAAAATGTTAGCCGCTCCGCAGCATACTCAGGTCATTCTGGACTAA
- a CDS encoding [formate-C-acetyltransferase]-activating enzyme: MTLSAAQRISCDVVETRAEVARIFNIQRYSLNDGRGIRTVVFFKGCPHRCPWCANPESISPKIETVRRESKCLHCAPCLRDVDECPSGAFEPIGRDVTLEELINEVMKDDVFFRSSGGGVTLSGGEVLLQAPFATQFLQRLRRFGVHTAIETAGDAPLSRLMPLARQCDEVLFDLKIMDADLAQSIVAMNLPRVLDNFRQLVANGINVIPRVPLIPGYTLNETNMARVLAFLLPSGIRQLHLLPFHQYGEPKYRLLGQEWGMRQAIPPTEDEVSAMRQLAEREGFNVTVGG; this comes from the coding sequence ATGACATTATCCGCCGCACAGCGCATCAGCTGTGACGTGGTTGAAACGCGCGCCGAGGTGGCGCGTATTTTCAATATCCAGCGCTACTCATTGAATGACGGTCGCGGCATCCGTACGGTGGTCTTTTTTAAAGGTTGTCCTCACCGTTGTCCGTGGTGTGCGAATCCGGAGTCGATTTCACCGAAAATCGAGACGGTACGTAGAGAAAGTAAATGTCTTCACTGCGCCCCCTGTTTGCGGGACGTCGATGAGTGCCCCTCCGGCGCATTTGAGCCTATCGGGCGGGATGTTACGCTGGAGGAGCTGATAAACGAGGTCATGAAAGACGATGTCTTCTTTCGTTCCTCGGGAGGCGGGGTGACGCTCTCGGGTGGCGAAGTGTTGCTGCAGGCGCCTTTCGCGACACAATTTCTACAGCGATTACGCCGTTTCGGCGTGCATACGGCCATTGAAACGGCAGGCGATGCCCCTTTGTCCCGACTCATGCCGCTGGCTCGCCAGTGTGATGAAGTGTTGTTTGATTTAAAGATCATGGACGCGGATCTGGCCCAATCGATTGTGGCAATGAATCTTCCCAGAGTGCTGGATAATTTCCGCCAGCTGGTGGCTAACGGGATAAACGTGATTCCTCGTGTGCCGCTTATTCCTGGTTATACGCTTAACGAAACGAACATGGCACGCGTGCTGGCTTTCCTGCTACCTTCAGGAATACGGCAACTGCATTTATTGCCCTTCCATCAGTATGGGGAGCCAAAATACCGTCTGCTGGGACAGGAGTGGGGGATGCGGCAAGCGATCCCTCCGACAGAAGATGAGGTGTCAGCGATGCGTCAACTGGCAGAGCGCGAAGGTTTCAATGTTACCGTGGGAGGCTGA